The following nucleotide sequence is from Gadus macrocephalus chromosome 18, ASM3116895v1.
GTCGACACATTCTGTGTCAGTCATCGATGGAGTCAACGAATCACAGCAGCCCTACGTGTGAGTCAGTGTACCTCGATCTCTTTGCGTGACTGCTTCATGGTCTGCTTGTCCTTCTCCTGACAGCCCATCATCAGCTTCTCCAGCGCTACCAGTCTGTCCAGCACAGAGGGTGCTGATGCActgctggacagacagacagaggcgaGGGGGAGGGACACGGTGGAAAGGAGGCGACGGGAGAGCGAGTGACATAAAGAAAGAAGACGAGTGTCAACATACAAGCAGATAGAACAAAACATATCCCTGTTTAACTAAAAACCAGCCGTCAGTAGATATCGATTAAACTCTTTTTAAACAAGTGGACACGGCATGCAAGCAAcatgttgctatggaaaccatagcaacccGTAGGAACTTTATCTGGTCTGTTAAGCAGAGCAATAGAAAACAGGATAAGCCACCTGTGCATCTAAACGAAGccgtctctgtttctgtctattCGACCGGCAGGCCTTGAAGCAGCCAGTGAGTGCTGCAGACAGGGTTCATACACATTTTGACCAATAGATTTCCATGACTTTTCAATGACTTTTCCATGACTAAACATTTTGAGAAACTTCTGGTGTGTACATGAAAAAGTGATCAAATGTagtatttaaactaacaatGAGAAATCCAAACCATTGATGTTTGCTTCCTTTGGCATGGCTCGTTAATGCCGCCTCtcccatgtttgaaatgtgaaaTGCTTTGCCACCACAGAAACCCACAATTTTGCTCATCCCAGGTAAATGAATGACATGAAAATATGAATACAACAAATTTCCATGACTTCTCCAAAACATTTGGGATTAAAAAAATGTTCAAGCACTTTTCCAGGCCTGGAAATAGCCATTTTAAAATTCCATGACTTTTCCAGGTTTTTCATGACCGTATGAACCCTGTGCAGAGTTTATTTCGGCACAGCTACCAAATCCTGTTCTACTGAACACAGACCACGACCCGTTTAAAAtgccttcacacacaaacagtttaCGCATAAAATATACACACTGACTTTAGTAATCTAGCAGATAACTTATCTCAAGTAACGTACAGTTAATACAGGGACACATGTCATTAAGAAGGAGGAAGGGTTAGGGCATCGGGGTCTAGCATGCCTACAGAGAGCAGAGTAGACGGAGGAGGGTGTCAGACCTGGGGTGCGGGGCCGGAGGAGAGGCCGTGCTTGGTTTGCGGCCGTCTTTGTGTTTCTTCCTCAGCTGGtccccctcagcctcctcccGGGGTCGTTTGACTGGCGGAGAAAGAAGAGCGAGTCAACCCTCTGTACTCTGCCTTCTGAGGGAGTCAGGGCCGACCACTAGCTGCAAGCTGTGTACTAGCTGCAAGGAGTAGGCTGCTGTAAACCTCACGAGGTatgagcaacaacaacatctgatATAAATCAGACTAGCCTGAAGCGGCTATGTTAGAGCCGATAACATTTGCAGCTATAAACATGACCATCGCCGTTGGCAGCTATGAACATGCCCGGCCATGAGCCCAACGTGGGCGGATATGAACCCAGCCAGCGACGAGCCATGGCCTCACCCTGGGGGACGGGGACCGTGAGCGTCTCGCGGACGAAGGGCTTGTTGACGATGAGTTTGGACTTGGCGGCAAAGTTCAGTGCGCTGAACGTATCGAAGTAGTAGCTGTACTCCGGGGCGATGTTGGTGATCATGACGGAGTGGGAGGAGCCTCCGAGCGAGTCCTGCAGCAGGCGCGTCAGCTTGCTGTCGCGGTACGGCACGCGGCCGCCCGTGCCGCCGTTCAGGGAGTCCACCACCTTGCTGAGGGTGAAGAGGGACAGGTTGATGGCGCCGCTCTCCTTCAGCCGCAGGCCCTGGTTCCCCGTGCGCCGGTTGTCCTCCGAACCGGCCAGGTCCACCAGGTACAGCTTCCCCGTCTGCTGCCGGTGGGGCGGGGCGCGCTGCGTCCGCACCACCTGACCGCCGGGAGGAGGGGAAACAAACGGCAGACGGACCATTTATATATGGCTTTATTCAGGAGCGCTTTTCAATATCGCCAAACTTTCagccgttcatgcacacattcacacaccgacagcggagtcaacGACGCAAGGCGAACAACCAGCTCGTCGGGGGCAGTTAAGGGTTGATTCAGCCCCACGTTCACGCAaagcaagggggttacggaccccttacgtccttgtgGACCCTCCTTGTGTCCACCCCAAGGGGTTGACGTGGTCCGCTTCCGTCGAGGCCAacgcgctctacctcctgagctactgccgcacCAGGGACCCCGATAAAGACCATGGGACCCCGATGAAGACCATGGGAGGAGGCCGCCCGTGGGGGCTGAGTTCATGTCTACTGGGGTTCTGTGGTCTTAAAGGACCCCCATTATACCAGCTGGTGACGGGCGATTAGTCATTTCTAAATATAAACCTAATGGCATGCTGTATAACAATCAGTTGGTCATAATGACTGGGTAGGCCGATCTGGCAATCATATCTGATGGCAGATGTATTGACACTGACAATTTTGAATGCCTGTTATGGGTAATCGACGTCCCCTGGTGGTTAAATAGGGGCCTGTTAAGAGGAGGTAGACCATAACTATATTTACACTGAAATTTCTGTCAAATTAAATGATGTTATTTCTATCTCTGATATCCCAGCAAGCCTTGCAGCAGCCAGTGAGTGTGTTATGGAGAAAGAGTTGATTTCGGCACAGCTACCAAATCCTGGTCTACTGAACAAAGACCACAACCTGTTTAAGATGCCTTCACAGAACCCAACAcgctacacacaaacaaactagcAACTGACAGATTGCATATATATGATAATTCTCTGCGGGTCAGAGCCCAGAAGAGCCCGTATATGATGGTCCTCTACGGGTAAGACTCTAGAAGTACAGGAGAGCGCACCTTGATGAGCAGAATGGCATGGCTGCGACTGGAGCGCTGATTCAGCTTTGTGGAGGCGGTGGTCCGGTTCAGACTGGCGGGGACAAAGTGTTGGTCAAAGTCTGCGAAGGAGGCGAGCGGGGTCTGCGTCAGCCCCGGGATCAGGATGTTGCGGTCCTTGTCTTCCCTGATGGGCAGGTCCTGGGTGCCCGGGGACAGCAGGTCCAGAacctgaggaggagaagagtcGGCAAGAGGACCATCTGCAGGAGACCATCAACTACTGTCCTGAGGCAGATGCTCCCAGCTCCCAATTTATTTGAATCTAATCCCCTAGCAGGAATTGCAGCAGCCGTTAATTAATTGTTGCAGAGAGCCAAGGTTGATTTCATCACCAGCTACAAAATCCTAAACAGAGACCACAACATGTTTATTATGCCGTCGCAAGCGGAACACAATGCCACCATCTGTTCTAAGACCACAGTTGTACCTTCTCGTTGTAGATCTCCAGGTATGACATGGTCATACTGCAGCCCCAGCCGTCCTGCGCCTCCTCCTGGGTGCGGACCAGGTTGAAGACCTCCTTCACAGCACGGGGGATGACCCCGGGTTGCTCACGGCTGCCCAGCATGGTGTGCGTCTTACCTGTGGACAAAAACACGAGTCAGACCTTAATTGCTGCTGAGTAAATGAGTCATTAAAAAGGGCCCTTACTTTACAACCAGGTATGATGCTAATTAGTCATTATTGATGACTACCCAGTAAAAACtccaattgaattgaatgtgtCCAAATTTAAACCTAGGAAGTAGTCGTTTTGAGGGTGCTTTTAGTTTTTTCCCTCTATACAGAGATGCAAAGTCACCAATAGTTTCCAATGACGTACACAAATTAAAGGTCAGTTCGACCTGCATTATGTAAATCTGTGTACTGTTCATTGACCTGTTTCACTGTTGGCGATAGTGGGATACCTACCTCCACAGTAAACATTCTGAAACTTGTGTGGTCTATGGTTTAATGGCATTATAGTAATGCTATTGTTTAGGGCAGGGAACTTTGTAATTTGCCTCTTGGGCAGAAATATTGACACAACCATCACTCTATAGAGCTGCGACTCTGCCTGAAAGCTTTCCTTGAAAACCCGGTCTCCTCAGAGGGTTTATCTCACTGCACACCGGACACGTACCGGGCTCTTTAAAGCGTGGATATCTGTTCAATATCCTTCCAATTGAAGAAAAACGACTTACAAACTAAACTTGTATTGAGCTGACTTTAATAACACCAGTACCACAGCTATACATTTGCCTTTCAATTTTGATGTTGGATGATTGGCGCGGGCACTACATTTTGGCCAACAAACCTATTTTAGTTAGTTTAACATTAATGCAACGGCAAATATTTGTATCGTTGTATAACTAACATTGTGATGCCGACAAAGCCTTAGCAAGCCCtttcatcaaaaaaaaaaaaggtaacaacAACCCATCAATTCTAGGATCGGTGAGCAATATTTGGCGATTGTATGCATCACGGAGTTGATCCGTCCATCACATAACGGGGAAAAACAAACCTTGTATAATGACTACTCATATAGAGGCTACTCTGCCTCACATCGGGTGGTAAAACAGGGGACCTTTGGGCAACCAATACTGTTAAAtgtcctacctgctcctgtGGGCCCGTAGGCCAACACGCTGGCGTTCTGTCCAGTCAGAATGTGTGGTAGGATGGGCTTCACGGAGGCGAGGAACACACCTTGCTGGGTCGTCTGCTCATCGTGGAAGGCGTCAAAACTGAATCAAACACAAAGTTTCGATTTAGCAGACAGCCACTCTAAAGTGAATTACAAGTGGTCGGAACACACAACATACAATGCTACGGTATACACAGTGAGGACTTCTGAAGACTCACTGGTATTTTACTGTCTCCGTGGCGTTCCTCCAGTTGATTATCTCCAGGTTCTGGGAGTCCAGCCCGCGGACACATGGACCTTCGGCCTTGtcgtcctccttctccatgtAGGGCCGCAGACGGACGGCCACCCGCACACGGGAGGTCTTCTTGGCCCCAGTGTCCGCTGTAGGGACACGTTGCGCCATATCTTGGCTGCAAACAAAAAAGATGGACGCTGCTAAACATCATACGAGTCGTAGGAGATCGGTTTTAAGTCGTGCTATTCATTCAGCAATAGCCGTCTATATCGTACTCCATAAACAAGCCAATGAGTTGCGTTTTAACACATTAAGCCAGTAACTATATCGATCTATCAATCTTAACTTCTACCGAACCACGTAGCGAGTAACGGTAGGCAACGCCTACGATAAGATAACACCGCAGTTCATTAATAGCGTCAAGtatcattttttattatatattatccAGTATTACCTTGGGTACGTTCACGTTCGATAATGTTTGTTCAATAAACACTGGGTTCCCGGTCGGTTTCAATAATAAAATGTTTTGAACTCAACAATGGCGATTCGAATACTCTCCAAACAATTTTGAAATGCGAGGACTGCAAACCGGAAAGCCCAACTGACCAATCAGGAGCCGCTTAATCCCTCCCGCGCGACGCGTCGCATTTTATCAACGCGTCATAATCACGACtagtattcatatatatatatattcatatttcaaCACGATTAAAAACGTTTGAACGTATAATGCATTTTTCATTTAATCAAATTGACAATTAATGAGATGTATAGCCGTGTTGAAAAAACAGAATCCTTCTCCGCCCGTGTCTATTTGAGTGCTGCGCTTGTAGCAGATCTATATGACATACGGACCAGCCCAAGTGTTGTGGTTTAGGCGCATCCACATTGGCGGCAGTTAGTGGCACTGCGCGGTCGCTCAAAGTCAGTAGGTTCGGTTCAAAATGGCGCTATGTTTACCTGTCCTTAGGCATAGGACCCGAACGCTTTTTCTAGTTTAACCGCCTCATTTGTCATTATAATATCCAGGATTTATCCCCATGAGGTGAACTGATGCTTTTATTCTTTGGAAATATCGTCTATCGGGACATCTGCGACTTAACTGGTATGCAATAGGTAAATTAGACGTTCACATTCTCCAGCCATAATAATCATTGACCTTAGAAATTAGGCAGTAACTCTTTATTAGTCCTAAAAAAACATATAGGTTAAATACTTTAAAGTTATCCTTTTCGGCCTTGATGTTAAAAACGAACTAAGGGGATATAAACACTATGAATAAAGTTAACTATACCCATAGTTGCAACACCCCAACCCCTTCTCCATTAGAGTATTATGCGGTCGGAACCCCCaattcatttcatttgtgtCCCCAACGTGTAACTAACTACCATTCTGCGGGGCTGATAGGATAAATTGCGGCTGCTGACGGGATGCAAGCCGAGGCGATGGAGCCCTCGCTGCGGGAGGGCATCGAGGCGCTGGCGGTTGGCGACAAGACcgcaggagagaaggaggagaaaagcGGGGACCTTGGTATTAATGACGTCAAGATGGTAGAAGCAACTGTTGAAGAAACCACTTCACCGGATGAGAAGACAAATAATGGTGCGTTTGGTCGTTAGATAAACGATCACTTTTATCCGTTGTAGTGATGTTTCTGTGATgcacttttttttctccatcgGGTGTAACCACAGAGTGTATCAAATAGGGTGCAATTACTATGACTATTTGGCGGACGCCCAGGTTGCTTTTTTTAATCCAAAGATATTTACAGTGAATACAGACCCATGCCATTAAAGGAGCAGTTAGGGGCTCGGGCATCATGTCCAGGGTACATCGACTGTGAGTCGAACACCTTACGAACCGCAAGCTATCCTCCTGCCTAAACTTGACCACAGGTCAAGTTTTCCTGTGCTTACTTTTAAAAATAAAGCCCCTCTGTGACCCTAACCTAATATGTCGACCAAAAGTCTATGTGTTAAGATAATACTTAATTGGTCCGTGACAGGGCTTTTGCACATCTCTTTTAGGCTGAGCTGTTGTTCCAACGTGTGCTTGTTGGTGTTGTtccaggaggggaggagggcggaggagaggggcaggagtCCCAGCGAGGAGACTCCCTCCTGGGGTCGGATGGAGGCGAGAAGactggggaggtggaggatgaggaggaggaggaggaagaagagtggGAGGTCCCGTACAGTGACGAGGAGTTGGAGCAGCCCCGCACGTGGATGCCCCCGCCTGCCGAGATCAAGCGTCTGTACGAGATCCTGGCGAAGGGGGAGGCACTGGAGCTGAGCTTCGAGCCCCTCCCTCGCCGGCCCCCCACGCCGGAGCGCACCCCCTCTCCCGAGAGAGATGACGATGAGGACGACGACGTCAACGAGAGCGAGCGGGCTGGCGGAGAGAGCAAGTGAGTGATAACCCTAACAGACAGGAGATCAGGGCGCTCGTTCTGCTGCTTGTCGACGGGTTCTAACCATTACCCTTCTCCCGCCAGGGTTGTGTCTCCGACTGAGTTTGACTTTGACGAGGAGAAGACGCAAGCCACTCCGAAAAGCTCCTTCATCAACCGACGCAGAACGCCAGGTAACCTGCTAACTTAACCGTCTCGAACCTGGCCATATCCAACCTAAACATAAACAACTCCATCCTTATGCACGAACATAAACTTCTCTACCTTAACTGAACCTAACCATCTCGAACATAATAAACATAACCATCACGAACCTTGTACTTTAAGTTAACAAACTCGTAACATAATACTAACCCTACTGTCTTTAACCTTAGACTGAATGTTACCTTATACTAAACTTAACCCCCTCCAACCCAACACCTAAAGTGACCCCTCTCGAACAGTATCCTAAACTTAACTGTAACCATCGCCAACTTAACCCCCTGTAACCTAACACCTAAAGTGACCCCTCTCTAACTCTATCCTAAACTTAACTGTAACCATTGCTAACTTAACCCCCTGTAACCTAACACCTAAAGTGACCCCTCTCCATCCTCTGACCCTGGGTCTGTTTTCCCCCAGGCTCCTCAGCCCGCTCTTCTGTGAAGCGTGAGGCGCGTCTGGACAAGGTTCTGTCCGACATGAAGCGCCACCGGCGAATGGAGGAGCAGATCCTGCGGACGGGGCGGGACCTGTTTAAGAGTGACAAGCGTGTCGAGGAGCCGCTGTCCCCCAACAGTCagaaggagcgggagaaggagcgggagagagacagcaaccCAGACACCATCTTCTCTCCTAGGCAAAGGAGATATTGAGAGACACCATCGCACCCAGAGGACCTCTTTCTTTGAAACTTGAATTTTATATCCGTCTTGGacttttgtatgttttttaagcATGTTTTGTAATAACAGTAATAAACCCTTTATTCAATGTAAATGCTGGTTGGATGCCTTTCACTATAAATTAGATTAACTTTTCTCCTGCAGAATGTGGCCTGGCTGGGTTAGATGCTGCAAGTGCCTTTTGTTTctctaaaaatatataataactaACATACTTAATAACCTTCAACCAAAATCAATAAAACCACTTCCTGCCATTTACAGACCCTGGGTCACCAACAAGTTACGGTTGTAGTAACTTGGTGACCCAGGGTGCTCAGCACCCTCTAGTGGTTAAACGTATGTATTGCATATTTTACTGGGTGTAATCAGGCAAGTGTTTCAGGATGCTAGTTCTGGTCGTTATTCCTTATTGCTGTATAGTTACGATACAAACACTTAACATACACGGCTGAACATCATCATATAAGTCACCATTTTCAGAGCCAACATTTTTGTAAAACTAAACTAAAGAGCCAATGGGTGGCAACAACAGATTAACATTCTATTGACAGAATCAGGTTCTTCTGGGCGTAGAATAATGTTCCATTGATAGTCATGTTCTACTGGCAGAATAATGTTCCATTGGCAGTAGAATGATGTTATATTGACAGAATAGCTTTCTAGTGACAGTATAATGTTCTATTGGCACTGGAATAATGACTATTGACAGAACACGCTTTAAACACTAGAATAAGGCTGAATAAGTAGAGCAGTCTGGGGACATTGGAATATATTTTAGTTAAGAGTTTGAGTAACAAGAAACGCCTGAGGTGAGGCTCAGAAGCATAGAGAATAACAGGGATGCATAAATATGCATTCAAAACCACAAATgaaccaaataaataaacaataaataaataattacaaataaataacaagcTTTGTGGAATATACAGTACATCAGTTGAAATACTTTAGCATTGGCAACAAGCAGTACTCTATGACAccttggggaggggagggtggggctgGGGTCAGGGGGCCATgggtcctccctcccccagcttgTAGGCTCTAGTTTGGGGTCTCTAGTTTGATGGCGAGGCCCCAGACTCCATGGGAAATCGCTTGTGAATCTGGGTTGATCAACACTTGACTCAAACAGATTCACGTCTGGAACAAGTCAAACAACCTTGAATATTGGATGAAGGACACATTTCATAcattagaggggggggggggggggggggggggggggggggggaattgaaaagaaaaaaaaatcttaaaaagGATCGGCACAGAAAAATCATGTGGCTTTAAAAGCATTTCCCAGTTGAAGGTAAGTAAAGGCTGCCAGTAAAAAGCATTGGGTTGGTTTCCCTTCAGACGGCGACGGCGACTGGATTCCCTTCCTCCAAGACGTCCCAGGACCACGGACCCTTAACCTAGCCCACGCCCGGGAGCTTGGACCCTAAACTCCCCGTGTCCAGACACTGTCAGCGCGTGGAGCCCGAGTCCAGGTAATCCGAGTTGACTGAATATCTGTTGCTACTTCTTCAGATCATCCGTTGTTACGGAACAGACAATCTGACGCAACTGTAGATAATCTGACACAACCGCAgataatctgacgtaacgaggACAGACAATCTGACGTTAACTATAGCAGATGATCTGACGTCATGATGGATCATTGGACACGATTACGGATAATCCGACGCAATTTCAGACAAACTGTTTGAAGAGATAATCTGACGTCACGTCAACAGAAGACCATTTCAAAGTGACATTGCTACCTATCATCACTTCTGTATGGGTTGAGAACACAAAAACACTTCATGAGCCACGTACGCGACAC
It contains:
- the kif22 gene encoding kinesin-like protein KIF22 isoform X1, whose product is MAQRVPTADTGAKKTSRVRVAVRLRPYMEKEDDKAEGPCVRGLDSQNLEIINWRNATETVKYHFDAFHDEQTTQQGVFLASVKPILPHILTGQNASVLAYGPTGAGKTHTMLGSREQPGVIPRAVKEVFNLVRTQEEAQDGWGCSMTMSYLEIYNEKVLDLLSPGTQDLPIREDKDRNILIPGLTQTPLASFADFDQHFVPASLNRTTASTKLNQRSSRSHAILLIKVVRTQRAPPHRQQTGKLYLVDLAGSEDNRRTGNQGLRLKESGAINLSLFTLSKVVDSLNGGTGGRVPYRDSKLTRLLQDSLGGSSHSVMITNIAPEYSYYFDTFSALNFAAKSKLIVNKPFVRETLTVPVPQVKRPREEAEGDQLRKKHKDGRKPSTASPPAPHPSSASAPSVLDRLVALEKLMMGCQEKDKQTMKQSRKEIEELKERQKEFESKSRLNCPSGSGLSWETSSSNQDSLFRNNLPPLQRKLASGSTAKPKRQQAVVLPLQVTQLQPLKQVLVVKSSSVCVKKKRQQLDQDEEPKGKENMAPSGWESHLDRSLVEQSKQKILTLLNTGSHKDLKGLQLIGDKKAKLILGWREIYGSFTKLEDLIQIEGITEKRFSSFMKANLLSSIGL
- the pagr1 gene encoding PAXIP1-associated glutamate-rich protein 1; the encoded protein is MQAEAMEPSLREGIEALAVGDKTAGEKEEKSGDLGINDVKMVEATVEETTSPDEKTNNGGEEGGGEGQESQRGDSLLGSDGGEKTGEVEDEEEEEEEEWEVPYSDEELEQPRTWMPPPAEIKRLYEILAKGEALELSFEPLPRRPPTPERTPSPERDDDEDDDVNESERAGGESKVVSPTEFDFDEEKTQATPKSSFINRRRTPGSSARSSVKREARLDKVLSDMKRHRRMEEQILRTGRDLFKSDKRVEEPLSPNSQKEREKERERDSNPDTIFSPRQRRY
- the kif22 gene encoding kinesin-like protein KIF22 isoform X2, with protein sequence MAQRVPTADTGAKKTSRVRVAVRLRPYMEKEDDKAEGPCVRGLDSQNLEIINWRNATETVKYHFDAFHDEQTTQQGVFLASVKPILPHILTGQNASVLAYGPTGAGKTHTMLGSREQPGVIPRAVKEVFNLVRTQEEAQDGWGCSMTMSYLEIYNEKVLDLLSPGTQDLPIREDKDRNILIPGLTQTPLASFADFDQHFVPASLNRTTASTKLNQRSSRSHAILLIKVVRTQRAPPHRQQTGKLYLVDLAGSEDNRRTGNQGLRLKESGAINLSLFTLSKVVDSLNGGTGGRVPYRDSKLTRLLQDSLGGSSHSVMITNIAPEYSYYFDTFSALNFAAKSKLIVNKPFVRETLTVPVPQVKRPREEAEGDQLRKKHKDGRKPSTASPPAPHPSASAPSVLDRLVALEKLMMGCQEKDKQTMKQSRKEIEELKERQKEFESKSRLNCPSGSGLSWETSSSNQDSLFRNNLPPLQRKLASGSTAKPKRQQAVVLPLQVTQLQPLKQVLVVKSSSVCVKKKRQQLDQDEEPKGKENMAPSGWESHLDRSLVEQSKQKILTLLNTGSHKDLKGLQLIGDKKAKLILGWREIYGSFTKLEDLIQIEGITEKRFSSFMKANLLSSIGL